The proteins below are encoded in one region of Balaenoptera ricei isolate mBalRic1 chromosome 6, mBalRic1.hap2, whole genome shotgun sequence:
- the SIGMAR1 gene encoding LOW QUALITY PROTEIN: sigma non-opioid intracellular receptor 1 (The sequence of the model RefSeq protein was modified relative to this genomic sequence to represent the inferred CDS: inserted 2 bases in 2 codons), whose product MVRPERRCPGALAVPIGQGEPYHGAGGGTGRGRRAXRHGGSEGHSLRXPALSALRWASPPAAMQWAVGRRWAWAALLLAAAAVLAQVVWLWLGTQSFVFQHEEIAQLARQYAGLDHELAFSRLIVELRRLHPGHVLPDEELQWVFVNAGGWMGAMCLLHASLSEYVLLFGTALGSSGHSGRYWAEISDTIISGTFHQWREGTTKSEVFYPGETVVHGPGEATAVEWGPNTWMVEYGRGVIPSTLAFALADTIFSTQDFLTLFYTLQAYARGLRLELTTYLFGQDA is encoded by the exons ATGGTTCGACCCGAGAGGCGGTGCCCCGGTGCCCTGGCAGTTCCGATTGGCCAGGGCGAGCCGTACCACGGCGCTGGCGGGGGAACGGGTCGTGGACGGCGCG AGAGACACGGAGGCAGTGAGGGTCACAGCctca ccccagctctctctgcgCTGCGCTGGGCCAGTCCGCCCGCTGCGATGCAGTGGGCCGTGGGCCGGCGGTGGGCGTGGGCCGCCCTGCTCCTGGCGGCCGCCGCTGTGCTGGCCCAGGTGGTCTGGCTCTGGCTGGGCACTCAGAGCTTCGTCTTCCAGCATGAAGAGATCGCGCAGCTGGCTCGGCAGTACGCCG GGCTGGACCACGAGCTGGCCTTCTCTCGGCTGATCGTGGAGCTGCGGCGCCTGCACCCAGGCCACGTGCTGCCCGACGAGGAGCTGCAGTGGGTGTTTGTGAACGCGGGAGGCTGGATGGGCGCCATGTGCCTTCTGCACGCCTCCCTGTCCGAGTACGTGCTGCTCTTCGGCACCGCCCTGGGCTCTAGCGGCCACTCGG GGCGCTATTGGGCTGAGATCTCGGATACCATCATCTCTGGCACCTTCcaccagtggagagagggcacTACCAAAAGTGAGGTCTTCTACCCAG GGGAGACAGTGGTGCACGGGCCTGGTGAGGCAACGGCCGTGGAGTGGGGGCCAAACACATGGATGGTGGAGTACGGCCGGGGTGTCATCCCATCTACCCTGGCCTTCGCGCTGGCTGACACAATCTTCAGCACCCAGGACTTCCTCACCCTCTTCTATACTCTTCAAGCCTATGCCCGGGGCCTCCGGCTTGAACTCACCACCTACCTCTTTGGCCAGGATGCCTGA
- the GALT gene encoding galactose-1-phosphate uridylyltransferase isoform X2, which yields MKRPWQGQVEPPLLTTVPRHDPHNPLCPGATRANGEVNPHYEGTFLFDNDFPALQHDAPSPGPSDHPLFQAEAARGVCKVMCFHPWSDVTLPLMSVPEIRAVIDAWASVTEELGAQYPWVQIFENKGAMMGCSNPHPHCQVWASSFLPDVAQREERSQRAYQSQHGEPLLMEYGRQELLRKDRLVLASEHWLVLVPFWAVWPFQTLLLPRRHVRRLPELTPAERDDLASIMKKLLTKYDNLFETSFPYSMGWHGAPMGSEAGANWDHWQLHAHYYPPLLRSATVRKFMVGYEMLAQAQRDLTPEQAAERLRALPEVHYRLGQKDGDSSHRLTTLTTGPSA from the exons ATGAAGCGGCCCTGGCAGGGGCAGGTAGAACCCCCGCTTCTGACGACAGTACCCCGCCATGACCCCCACAACCCTCTGTGTCCGGGGGCCACACGGGCCAATGGAGAG GTGAATCCCCACTATGAAGGCACCTTCCTGTTTGACAATGACTTCCCAGCTCTGCAGCATGATGCCCCTAGTCCAG GACCCAGTGATCACCCCCTTTTCCAAGCAGAGGCTGCCCGAGGAGTTTG TAAGGTTATGTGCTTCCACCCCTGGTCGGATGTGACACTGCCACTCATGTCAGTCCCCGAGATCCGAGCTGTCATTGATGCATGGGCCTCAGTCACAGAGGAGCTGGGTGCCCAGTACCCTTGGGTGCAG atctttgaaaacaaaggagcCATGATGGGCTGTTCCAacccccatccccactgccaG GTGTGGGCCAGCAGTTTCCTGCCAGATGTTGCCCAGCGTGAGGAGCGATCTCAGCGGGCCTATCAGAGTCAGCATGGAGAGCCCCTGCTAATGGAGTACGGCCGCCAAGAGTTGCTCAGGAAG GACCGTCTGGTCCTAGCCAGTGAGCACTGGTTAGTGCTGGTCCCCTTCTGGGCAGTGTGGCCCTTCCAGACACTACTGCTGCCCCGTCGGCATGTGCGGCGGCTGCCTGAGCTGACCCCGGCTGAGCGTGACG ATCTAGCCTCCATCATGAAGAAGCTCTTGACCAAGTATGACAACCTATTTGAGACATCCTTTCCCTACTCCATGGGCTGGCATG GGGCTCCCATGGGATCAGAGGCTGGAGCCAATTGGGACCACTGGCAGCTACATGCTCATTATTATCCTCCACTCCTGCGCTCTGCCACAGTCCGGAAATTCATGGTTGGCTATGAAATGCTTGCCCAGGCCCAGAGGGACCTCACCCCTGAGCAG gCTGCAGAGAGACTAAGGGCACTTCCTGAGGTTCATTACCGCCTGGGGCAGAAGGACGGAGACAGCAGCCATCGCCTGACCACACTGACCACAGGGCCTTCTGCCTGA
- the GALT gene encoding galactose-1-phosphate uridylyltransferase isoform X1: MATTFRASEHQHIRYNPLQDEWVLVSAHRMKRPWQGQVEPPLLTTVPRHDPHNPLCPGATRANGEVNPHYEGTFLFDNDFPALQHDAPSPGPSDHPLFQAEAARGVCKVMCFHPWSDVTLPLMSVPEIRAVIDAWASVTEELGAQYPWVQIFENKGAMMGCSNPHPHCQVWASSFLPDVAQREERSQRAYQSQHGEPLLMEYGRQELLRKDRLVLASEHWLVLVPFWAVWPFQTLLLPRRHVRRLPELTPAERDDLASIMKKLLTKYDNLFETSFPYSMGWHGAPMGSEAGANWDHWQLHAHYYPPLLRSATVRKFMVGYEMLAQAQRDLTPEQAAERLRALPEVHYRLGQKDGDSSHRLTTLTTGPSA, encoded by the exons ATGGCCACAACCTTCCGGGCGAGCG AGCATCAGCATATCCGCTACAACCCGCTACAAGATGAGTGGGTGCTGGTGTCAGCGCACCGCATGAAGCGGCCCTGGCAGGGGCAGGTAGAACCCCCGCTTCTGACGACAGTACCCCGCCATGACCCCCACAACCCTCTGTGTCCGGGGGCCACACGGGCCAATGGAGAG GTGAATCCCCACTATGAAGGCACCTTCCTGTTTGACAATGACTTCCCAGCTCTGCAGCATGATGCCCCTAGTCCAG GACCCAGTGATCACCCCCTTTTCCAAGCAGAGGCTGCCCGAGGAGTTTG TAAGGTTATGTGCTTCCACCCCTGGTCGGATGTGACACTGCCACTCATGTCAGTCCCCGAGATCCGAGCTGTCATTGATGCATGGGCCTCAGTCACAGAGGAGCTGGGTGCCCAGTACCCTTGGGTGCAG atctttgaaaacaaaggagcCATGATGGGCTGTTCCAacccccatccccactgccaG GTGTGGGCCAGCAGTTTCCTGCCAGATGTTGCCCAGCGTGAGGAGCGATCTCAGCGGGCCTATCAGAGTCAGCATGGAGAGCCCCTGCTAATGGAGTACGGCCGCCAAGAGTTGCTCAGGAAG GACCGTCTGGTCCTAGCCAGTGAGCACTGGTTAGTGCTGGTCCCCTTCTGGGCAGTGTGGCCCTTCCAGACACTACTGCTGCCCCGTCGGCATGTGCGGCGGCTGCCTGAGCTGACCCCGGCTGAGCGTGACG ATCTAGCCTCCATCATGAAGAAGCTCTTGACCAAGTATGACAACCTATTTGAGACATCCTTTCCCTACTCCATGGGCTGGCATG GGGCTCCCATGGGATCAGAGGCTGGAGCCAATTGGGACCACTGGCAGCTACATGCTCATTATTATCCTCCACTCCTGCGCTCTGCCACAGTCCGGAAATTCATGGTTGGCTATGAAATGCTTGCCCAGGCCCAGAGGGACCTCACCCCTGAGCAG gCTGCAGAGAGACTAAGGGCACTTCCTGAGGTTCATTACCGCCTGGGGCAGAAGGACGGAGACAGCAGCCATCGCCTGACCACACTGACCACAGGGCCTTCTGCCTGA